From the genome of Candidatus Zixiibacteriota bacterium, one region includes:
- a CDS encoding HDOD domain-containing protein yields MDKMTILSQVRQGRDLLSLPQALAEILKQVDNPDFGSEQLARIILKDPPLTAKILKMANSSMYRRYSRVSNVHQAVQTLGAVTVKCLALSSSVFHPEQIKADSGIDPQRYFENVLTVAAACEKIAGAIGHRSTEEAFIAGLLHDMGTLLFLHHYPKEYRRVAEGRHHGVAGVVETERRVFGTDHCEVGHLLATRWRLPEYVALAIRDHHSTHAAESGNPIPRIVRLATLMVDQSLTGHILDLETRLPAITESARALGLAKDKVDAISVSLMSTTVATAEYLEVDIGNVESILSRANKEIWRTYFMVENLFKERQELTQRLLQQERARGASETKTIAMATLSHYINNAAMAIYGRSQMLRLQLKKGEKDALLAKLPGGLDVMDAAVKKIVAVLAEMREISPIDETEFLSTSRAMNMDDRIQRRLRELDRETGLVLPEEAEIKV; encoded by the coding sequence ATGGACAAGATGACAATTCTCTCGCAGGTCCGACAGGGAAGAGATCTTCTATCCCTGCCCCAGGCTCTGGCGGAAATACTCAAGCAGGTGGATAATCCTGACTTTGGGTCCGAGCAGCTGGCCCGGATAATTCTTAAGGATCCGCCTCTGACTGCGAAAATCCTGAAAATGGCGAATTCGTCCATGTACCGCCGCTATTCCCGCGTGTCCAATGTCCACCAGGCGGTGCAGACGCTCGGAGCGGTCACGGTTAAGTGCCTGGCGCTGTCGTCATCGGTTTTTCACCCGGAACAGATCAAGGCCGATTCCGGCATCGATCCCCAGAGGTACTTCGAAAACGTGCTTACAGTCGCCGCTGCCTGCGAGAAGATTGCCGGGGCGATAGGACACCGCTCCACCGAGGAGGCATTCATTGCCGGGCTTCTCCACGATATGGGAACGCTCCTATTCCTGCACCATTATCCGAAGGAATATCGTCGCGTGGCGGAGGGTCGGCATCACGGCGTAGCAGGAGTAGTGGAAACCGAACGCCGGGTGTTCGGCACCGACCACTGCGAGGTCGGGCACCTGCTGGCTACGCGCTGGCGTCTGCCGGAGTACGTGGCGCTGGCCATTCGCGATCATCATAGCACGCACGCGGCCGAATCGGGAAATCCAATTCCGCGCATTGTTCGCCTGGCGACTCTAATGGTGGACCAGAGTCTCACCGGACATATACTGGACCTTGAGACCCGCCTTCCGGCTATCACCGAATCGGCTCGGGCGCTGGGGCTGGCCAAAGACAAAGTAGATGCCATCTCGGTCTCGCTCATGTCCACCACGGTGGCGACCGCAGAGTATCTCGAGGTCGATATCGGCAACGTGGAGAGCATCCTGTCGCGCGCCAACAAAGAAATCTGGCGCACCTATTTCATGGTCGAAAATCTGTTCAAAGAGCGGCAGGAATTGACCCAGCGCCTTCTGCAGCAAGAGCGTGCCCGCGGGGCCTCGGAGACCAAGACCATCGCCATGGCCACCCTGTCGCACTACATCAACAACGCCGCCATGGCCATTTACGGCCGTTCTCAAATGCTGCGACTGCAGCTCAAGAAAGGCGAGAAGGACGCGCTGCTGGCTAAACTGCCCGGCGGGCTGGATGTAATGGACGCCGCCGTAAAGAAGATCGTGGCAGTCCTGGCCGAAATGCGGGAGATTTCGCCGATTGATGAAACCGAATTCCTTTCGACTTCGCGCGCCATGAACATGGATGACCGTATTCAGCGACGGCTCCGGGAGCTCGATCGGGAAACCGGCCTGGTCCTTCCCGAAGAAGCCGAAATCAAGGTCTGA
- a CDS encoding response regulator produces the protein MVEVVTTVAAPLLVVLIFGFLIYRFGFFTGRDIGGRLPFVVGGVLLLVVSLWGVVELAPNYTDWFIAGAYPLIDLAQSLLGAIGLLLGVSGLALYADYWQERRTEVEERFGRLSILDNLQLDSRQPYHLLEMLNISLREILVQYPMAAGAVLLVNRAQRQFVLTSSAGLHKDEIACLEYYPLGRNVVSQAVELGDPMLLAQFEFFDRTGGRIDSRFKSVLVLPLLSGMEQVGGLLLFSEEPHFFVARDIRYLAPVAQWLAEKIKSARLGRLLAQAERLRETEAANVSDLTGRVASSARAAAGSDPANGFCRSLVGLADSESVHLCGIRQGALVFHGSSEPLFDLTENLRASMIEGIDRARPLIINQESGDAEVRKQVVQSNLVLPVPGSKSDALLLVKPGPAFTVNDKSLKLIESFAALGGLVIRMEEDNRLRLTRRKGFEVVVELLRAELPGRDSRSGVRFFLETLGRVLPRKTICLAFFADSASSYRVQTVSPGENAELFDDILVHSGRGGAGAVAASGESTFIHGRGAVARHFDTYDDQVRSTFQRFFGERGWPEYVAYCPVGDGESTTVAMIAAHVMDESERAEWERLLTLAAGLCTLRLTTARLSRAGEAGVISVTWASTGDALNRLNNHLAAVIGTAELTAQDSQLSEDVRRRLRDIITRAEEAADVARRTLTAGPTGGFEGAGVTETVSRVVERELAQLKVSGNVHMAGQRPREIFSNLETVPPMALPANRLAELFRTLLDRFSALADEDDIFTIATYSRDKYVYLDVSRHRRNFPPVAPVAGFGRYVAAEEALRSRPSDIFLTQVQESGTGYAVDDERPVPAYLSFRFPVSPTIPAPLSGSPTPRARLLAIDDQQVILDLISAMGQSLGYEVRTASSGEEGLRLAERQQFDAVLTDLALPKMSGLEVARQISRLRPGVPVILVTGWSTELNADQLAEAGISDVLYKPFRMEQLTSVVRAVVAGRAGA, from the coding sequence ATGGTTGAAGTCGTGACAACTGTTGCCGCGCCGCTTTTGGTCGTGCTTATATTCGGATTCCTCATCTATCGCTTTGGGTTCTTTACCGGCCGCGACATCGGTGGTCGTCTGCCATTTGTTGTGGGCGGAGTCTTGCTGCTGGTAGTGTCGCTCTGGGGGGTGGTGGAGCTGGCGCCCAACTACACGGATTGGTTTATCGCCGGCGCGTATCCACTGATCGACCTCGCCCAATCCCTTCTCGGCGCAATCGGCCTGCTTCTCGGTGTGTCCGGCCTCGCTCTGTACGCCGACTACTGGCAGGAACGGCGCACCGAGGTAGAGGAACGGTTCGGCCGTCTCTCCATACTGGATAATCTCCAGCTCGACAGCCGTCAGCCGTATCATCTGCTCGAGATGCTCAATATCTCGCTGCGGGAAATACTGGTGCAGTATCCCATGGCGGCGGGGGCGGTCCTTCTGGTCAACCGGGCACAGCGGCAGTTCGTGCTTACGTCTTCAGCGGGTCTGCATAAGGACGAGATAGCATGCCTCGAGTATTATCCTCTGGGACGCAATGTCGTAAGCCAGGCGGTGGAGCTGGGCGATCCGATGCTGCTGGCGCAGTTTGAGTTTTTCGATCGCACCGGCGGGCGAATTGACTCCCGTTTCAAGAGTGTGCTGGTGCTGCCGCTTCTCTCCGGCATGGAGCAGGTTGGCGGCCTGCTTCTCTTTTCCGAGGAACCGCACTTTTTTGTAGCCAGAGACATCCGCTATCTGGCCCCTGTGGCGCAGTGGCTCGCCGAGAAGATCAAATCTGCGAGACTCGGCCGACTCCTCGCCCAGGCGGAGCGTCTGCGTGAAACCGAGGCTGCCAACGTAAGCGACCTGACCGGCAGAGTTGCTTCCTCGGCGCGCGCGGCGGCCGGCTCGGATCCCGCGAACGGGTTTTGCCGCTCGCTTGTTGGACTGGCCGATTCGGAATCGGTTCATCTTTGCGGCATCAGGCAGGGCGCGCTTGTGTTCCATGGCAGCAGCGAACCGCTGTTCGATCTGACTGAAAACCTCCGGGCGTCCATGATCGAGGGGATAGATCGCGCCCGACCCCTTATCATCAATCAAGAATCGGGCGACGCCGAAGTGAGAAAGCAGGTGGTGCAGTCCAACCTCGTCCTGCCGGTGCCGGGATCGAAGTCCGACGCCCTCCTGCTGGTTAAACCGGGTCCGGCTTTTACGGTGAACGACAAGTCCCTGAAACTGATCGAGAGCTTCGCTGCGCTGGGCGGCCTGGTCATCCGCATGGAAGAGGATAATCGCCTTCGGTTGACCCGCCGCAAGGGGTTCGAGGTCGTGGTCGAACTGCTTCGTGCGGAGCTCCCGGGCCGGGATTCTCGGAGCGGTGTGCGCTTCTTTTTGGAAACGCTGGGTCGTGTGCTCCCCCGAAAGACCATCTGTCTTGCGTTTTTTGCCGATAGCGCATCGTCCTACCGCGTCCAGACAGTTAGCCCGGGTGAAAACGCGGAGCTCTTTGATGACATCCTCGTCCACTCCGGCAGAGGCGGAGCAGGCGCGGTGGCCGCTTCGGGTGAAAGTACGTTCATCCACGGGCGAGGCGCCGTGGCCCGGCATTTCGATACTTATGACGATCAGGTTCGCTCTACCTTCCAGCGCTTCTTCGGTGAGCGGGGCTGGCCTGAGTATGTGGCCTATTGCCCGGTCGGCGATGGAGAAAGCACGACGGTGGCGATGATCGCCGCGCACGTTATGGATGAGTCGGAACGCGCCGAATGGGAACGCCTGCTGACCCTGGCGGCGGGACTCTGCACACTTCGGCTCACCACGGCACGTCTGAGCCGCGCCGGCGAGGCTGGCGTAATCTCTGTTACCTGGGCTTCGACAGGTGATGCGCTCAATCGGCTGAATAACCACCTGGCTGCGGTGATCGGCACGGCTGAGCTTACGGCCCAGGACAGCCAGTTGTCGGAAGATGTTCGCCGACGGCTGCGCGATATAATCACCCGCGCCGAGGAGGCCGCCGACGTAGCGCGGCGGACACTCACCGCGGGGCCAACAGGCGGGTTTGAGGGGGCTGGAGTAACCGAGACGGTGAGTCGTGTGGTGGAGCGCGAACTGGCTCAACTTAAGGTGTCGGGAAATGTCCACATGGCCGGCCAGCGGCCACGCGAAATCTTCAGTAACCTCGAGACGGTCCCGCCGATGGCCCTTCCCGCGAATCGGTTGGCTGAGCTCTTCAGGACGCTTCTGGATCGCTTCTCCGCACTGGCCGATGAGGATGATATCTTCACAATCGCTACCTACTCGCGCGATAAGTACGTGTACCTCGATGTCTCGCGCCATCGCCGCAACTTCCCGCCGGTTGCTCCCGTGGCCGGGTTCGGACGATATGTCGCCGCCGAAGAAGCCCTGCGCAGTCGGCCATCGGACATATTCCTAACTCAGGTGCAGGAATCCGGCACCGGGTATGCCGTCGATGACGAACGGCCGGTACCGGCCTACCTGTCGTTTCGGTTCCCGGTGAGTCCCACTATCCCGGCGCCTTTGTCAGGAAGCCCGACACCCAGGGCAAGACTGCTGGCTATCGACGACCAGCAGGTTATCCTCGATCTCATTTCGGCGATGGGACAGTCGCTTGGGTACGAGGTCCGGACCGCGTCATCCGGCGAAGAGGGACTTCGCCTGGCCGAGAGGCAGCAATTCGACGCTGTCCTGACCGATCTGGCGCTCCCCAAAATGTCTGGGCTGGAGGTTGCCCGCCAGATCAGCCGTCTCCGGCCGGGAGTACCGGTGATTCTGGTGACCGGTTGGAGCACGGAGCTGAACGCCGACCAGCTCGCCGAGGCGGGCATATCAGACGTACTTTACAAGCCGTTTCGAATGGAGCAGTTGACCTCGGTCGTGCGAGCGGTGGTTGCCGGCCGCGCGGGGGCATAG
- the aroC gene encoding chorismate synthase: MLSYLTSGESHGPCLTAIVDGLPAGMPVKLEEINRHLQRRQKGHGRGGRQRIENDQAGIVSGVRHGLTLGSPVTLVIENRDWVNWAPIMDPVQKPPSDLTPKQRRLLEETTRPRPGHADLAGGIKLGRHDLRNVLERASARETAARVAAGSLVRQLLEHFGVRIASHVVRIGEVALGDDEHRPDVDQIAKLSEKSDVRCIDAAVSTRMKAAIKQAIKERDSLGGIAEVIVSGLPAGLGGFAQSRDRLDGRLAGALMSIQSVKGVEIGLGFAASSRRGSTAHDEIFYDPNGDPARKRFFRKTNHAGGLEGGITNGEDVIARVAVKPISTLMQPLQTVDVVTKHPATAMVERTDVCVVPAAAVICEAVAAMVFGEAFLHKFGSDNLVEIERNYRSFLECEY; encoded by the coding sequence ATGCTGAGCTATCTCACCAGCGGGGAATCCCATGGGCCCTGTCTCACGGCTATTGTCGACGGTCTCCCTGCCGGGATGCCGGTGAAGCTCGAAGAAATCAACCGCCATCTGCAGCGTCGGCAGAAAGGGCATGGGCGTGGCGGGCGGCAGCGGATCGAGAATGACCAGGCCGGAATCGTCTCGGGCGTCCGCCACGGCCTGACCCTGGGCAGCCCGGTGACACTCGTCATAGAAAACCGTGACTGGGTCAACTGGGCGCCTATCATGGATCCGGTTCAGAAACCGCCCTCTGATCTTACTCCCAAACAGCGGCGACTACTCGAAGAGACCACCCGCCCTCGCCCGGGGCACGCTGATCTGGCCGGTGGAATCAAACTTGGCCGGCATGATCTTCGCAATGTGCTCGAGCGGGCCTCCGCGCGTGAGACTGCTGCCCGGGTGGCCGCGGGCTCTCTGGTGCGGCAGTTGCTTGAGCACTTTGGCGTGCGGATCGCCTCCCATGTGGTGCGGATAGGCGAGGTTGCCCTCGGGGACGATGAGCATCGCCCTGATGTTGATCAAATTGCAAAGCTGTCTGAGAAGTCGGATGTCCGTTGTATTGATGCCGCCGTGTCGACCCGGATGAAAGCTGCCATTAAACAGGCGATAAAAGAGCGGGACTCCCTCGGCGGGATCGCCGAAGTTATCGTGAGCGGGTTGCCCGCAGGCCTGGGCGGCTTCGCTCAGTCACGCGACCGACTCGATGGCCGTCTGGCGGGGGCGCTCATGTCGATCCAATCGGTCAAAGGGGTCGAGATCGGGCTCGGCTTTGCCGCGTCAAGCAGGCGCGGCTCGACCGCCCACGATGAAATATTCTATGATCCCAACGGTGATCCGGCCCGGAAACGGTTCTTCCGCAAGACCAACCATGCCGGTGGTCTGGAGGGGGGTATCACCAACGGTGAGGACGTAATCGCGCGCGTGGCGGTCAAACCCATATCCACACTGATGCAACCACTGCAGACGGTTGATGTCGTGACCAAGCACCCGGCGACAGCCATGGTGGAGCGGACCGATGTCTGTGTCGTTCCGGCGGCGGCGGTGATATGCGAGGCGGTCGCCGCCATGGTGTTTGGCGAGGCCTTCCTGCATAAGTTCGGCTCCGACAATCTGGTTGAGATCGAACGCAACTATCGCTCCTTCCTCGAGTGCGAATACTGA
- the miaB gene encoding tRNA (N6-isopentenyl adenosine(37)-C2)-methylthiotransferase MiaB — translation MDRKISSFHVTTFGCQMNLADSSTLVATLTTRGYRRVEDVADADLIILNTCSVREKAEQRVVGRLGTLGALKKDRPWVRIAVVGCMAQRLGDELIDQLPQVDYVLGTDRVFELPDVIEGREGTSPVMTAFGHESIDQIEPVRENTYSGFVTISRGCDNFCSYCIVPFVRGHEQAHSPEHILQGVRKMANEGVSEVMLLGQNVNSYRYNGTDFPDLLRRVASETDIPRIRFMTSHPKDLSEKLVEVLGDETKLMPHVHLPLQSGSDRILQRMGRYYSLDHYLKIVDSLRSALDYLALTTDLIVGFPGESEAEYEMTLDAVRRIQYDSAFMFRYSVRPGTEAAKLVDDVPEETKIERLNKLIALQQSISYDRNQREVGQVRQVLLEGRSRRSDKFARARTEGNKTVLFEASDPKVGAIVPLRITSADAFTLHGEPVEEGSHG, via the coding sequence GTGGATCGGAAGATTAGCAGCTTTCACGTTACAACATTTGGCTGCCAGATGAACCTGGCGGATTCGTCTACCCTTGTCGCTACACTTACGACGAGGGGATATCGACGTGTCGAAGACGTGGCCGACGCGGATCTGATCATTCTCAACACCTGCTCGGTTCGCGAAAAAGCGGAACAGAGGGTAGTGGGTAGGCTCGGAACGCTGGGAGCACTCAAGAAAGACAGACCCTGGGTCAGGATCGCCGTGGTCGGCTGCATGGCACAGCGGCTGGGCGACGAGCTTATCGATCAGCTTCCCCAGGTGGACTACGTTCTTGGCACGGACCGGGTGTTCGAACTGCCCGATGTGATCGAAGGGCGCGAGGGAACCTCGCCGGTCATGACCGCATTCGGCCACGAAAGCATCGACCAAATCGAGCCGGTCCGCGAAAACACGTACTCAGGCTTCGTGACCATATCTCGCGGGTGTGACAATTTCTGCTCTTACTGCATCGTGCCGTTCGTTCGCGGTCACGAGCAGGCGCACTCGCCCGAGCACATTCTGCAGGGCGTCCGAAAGATGGCGAACGAGGGCGTCTCGGAGGTGATGCTGCTCGGTCAGAATGTCAACAGCTACCGTTACAACGGTACCGACTTCCCCGATCTGCTGCGGAGAGTGGCCAGCGAGACCGATATCCCACGCATTAGGTTCATGACCTCACATCCCAAGGATCTCTCCGAGAAGCTGGTCGAGGTGCTGGGCGATGAGACAAAACTCATGCCGCACGTCCATCTGCCGCTGCAGTCCGGTTCGGACCGGATTCTGCAGCGAATGGGGCGGTATTACTCCCTCGATCATTACCTAAAGATTGTTGATTCTCTCCGAAGCGCTCTCGATTATCTGGCGTTGACTACGGATTTGATTGTCGGCTTTCCCGGTGAGAGCGAGGCCGAATACGAGATGACCCTTGACGCCGTTCGCCGGATACAGTACGACTCGGCCTTCATGTTCCGATACTCTGTTCGTCCCGGCACCGAAGCAGCCAAACTCGTGGACGATGTCCCCGAGGAGACAAAGATCGAACGGCTGAATAAACTGATCGCCCTGCAGCAGTCCATCTCTTACGACCGGAATCAGCGCGAGGTCGGCCAGGTGAGGCAGGTGCTCCTGGAAGGACGTTCGCGCCGCTCTGATAAATTCGCGCGTGCCCGCACGGAGGGCAACAAGACGGTTTTGTTCGAAGCTTCAGATCCGAAAGTCGGGGCGATCGTACCGTTGAGGATAACATCTGCTGATGCTTTTACCCTGCACGGCGAGCCGGTAGAGGAAGGAAGTCATGGTTGA
- a CDS encoding leucyl aminopeptidase — MIYDFSSDKLAELKEDVVVCFSTETNKPAGPYLKIINNAVGGLLAEAMDSGEFTGKAGEIITFTRPAGFKTRRLILSGLGESRKLRADAFRRAIGDLSRQKYVTQAKSAALYFGDFSDPAFFQAAIEGYLLGAFKHRAFKTGEAAEDKSRLKRIRFSVGRSGWVTRVKNAVERGTIVAEGQLLVRELAQTPAGDLTPKIYASKAQQLARKYKVSCRVLDENAIAQEKMGGLLGVAKGSDEPPRFIILEYKGAGAGSRPVVLVGKGVTFDSGGISLKPGQDMHEMKQDMAGSAVVLATMLTASRLKLRLNLVALIPATENMPSGHATRPGDILRSRKGKTIEIINTDAEGRLILADALDYANKFKPQAVIDIATLTGAALYILGYAGAPILGNNDKLLERLYRASEATAEKVWRLPIWDEHRDQMKSGIADLVNSGGRPAGTIAAAAFLENFVGDWPWAHIDIAYVDLEPSGKPYTPKGATGFGLRLLVEVLSTWKKL; from the coding sequence ATGATATACGATTTCAGTTCCGACAAGCTTGCCGAGCTAAAAGAGGATGTAGTAGTCTGCTTTAGCACTGAGACCAACAAACCGGCCGGTCCGTACCTCAAGATCATCAACAATGCTGTCGGCGGACTGCTGGCCGAGGCTATGGATTCCGGAGAGTTTACCGGCAAGGCGGGAGAGATAATCACGTTTACCAGACCAGCCGGCTTTAAGACCCGTCGACTGATTTTGTCCGGTCTGGGGGAGAGCAGGAAGTTGCGCGCCGATGCTTTTCGCCGCGCGATCGGAGACTTGTCGAGACAAAAGTATGTAACGCAGGCTAAATCGGCGGCGCTGTATTTCGGTGACTTCTCTGATCCCGCGTTTTTTCAAGCGGCGATCGAAGGGTATCTCCTGGGGGCCTTCAAGCATCGGGCTTTCAAGACCGGCGAGGCGGCCGAGGACAAGAGCCGGCTCAAGCGGATCCGATTTTCGGTCGGTCGCTCCGGATGGGTGACTCGCGTGAAGAACGCCGTCGAGCGCGGGACCATTGTGGCCGAGGGACAGTTGTTGGTAAGGGAGTTGGCCCAGACGCCGGCAGGTGATCTGACTCCGAAAATCTACGCCTCCAAGGCTCAGCAGTTGGCGCGCAAGTACAAGGTTTCATGCCGGGTGCTCGATGAAAACGCGATCGCCCAGGAGAAAATGGGCGGGTTGCTTGGCGTGGCGAAAGGTTCCGATGAGCCGCCCCGATTTATCATTCTTGAATATAAGGGAGCGGGGGCTGGCTCCCGACCGGTGGTGTTGGTCGGCAAGGGGGTTACTTTTGACTCGGGCGGAATCTCGCTCAAGCCGGGCCAGGACATGCACGAGATGAAGCAGGATATGGCCGGATCCGCCGTGGTGCTGGCTACCATGCTGACCGCCTCGCGGCTCAAACTGCGTCTCAATCTTGTCGCACTGATACCCGCCACCGAGAACATGCCGTCGGGTCACGCCACCCGCCCGGGCGATATTCTGAGATCGCGCAAGGGGAAGACTATCGAGATCATCAATACCGACGCTGAGGGCCGCCTCATTCTTGCGGATGCCCTCGATTACGCCAATAAATTCAAACCCCAGGCAGTGATCGATATCGCGACTCTCACTGGCGCTGCTTTGTATATTCTCGGCTATGCGGGAGCGCCGATTCTCGGCAATAACGACAAGTTGCTCGAGCGCCTCTATCGTGCCTCGGAGGCCACCGCCGAGAAAGTCTGGCGGCTGCCGATCTGGGACGAGCACCGCGACCAGATGAAATCAGGGATCGCCGACCTGGTCAATTCCGGTGGACGCCCCGCAGGGACAATTGCCGCGGCGGCCTTTCTCGAAAACTTCGTGGGCGATTGGCCCTGGGCGCATATCGATATCGCCTATGTCGATCTGGAGCCGTCGGGCAAACCGTACACGCCAAAAGGGGCCACCGGTTTTGGTCTGAGGTTGTTGGTGGAAGTCTTGTCGACCTGGAAGAAGCTGTAG
- a CDS encoding M1 family aminopeptidase, producing MSASFVTLLVISLVLFSPCSGLGAQDITTVNPDGLTASELHRILGEAKAQALDRSRRMQQAAASLPQVPQTNYDVKWYDVSIRVNDTTEILYGNVTLVAAAAADGVTQIDVDLHTAMAVNSITGSSGPLAFSRSGDYVTVTLDQSYDTGEQFQFDIAYSGHPVEGGLQAFAFDFRNGYRVISSLSEPYFSRTWWPCKDRNDDKPDSMGIHIESDTALYCASNGTLDSITTVPGSNSRTFHYTVRYPIVTYLFSVAIAPYTVWQQPYIFTNTGDELDTMPVIHHVYPDYYALSLTTWNQTPTMIATLADDFGPYPFPNEKYGHANFEWGGAMEHQTCTSMGGGTFGFGWGVTVHELGHQWWGDLVTCESWHDIWLNEGWASYSEAVYQLGISGWAAYHSHMNTMAYKGSGTVWCDDTANVYRIFNGNLSYDKGAWVVHMLRGVLGEELFATGVEAYYNVFAYSSATSYEFQQCWEIATGVDLDAFMLQWLYGQYCPNYSFYYMDEPSDSGGYDIYLVVKQTQTTYPQVFEMPVDFFFDYSGQPDDTITLTIDERSEFFKFNEPADLTQIKLDPAGWVLKNVSNPAWQMFIITLDAELSDGLVDIAYLDTIETRGGTGSNVVSIGSGILPPGLTISNEGVISGTPTTEGVYSFQVGFVNPATGYSDQRRFDIAITTPPCCSGQVGDVNGEGGDEPTIGDITMLIDLLFITGSVPDCLTEADVNQSGGPEPTVGDISIGDVTILIDHVFISGVELPNCL from the coding sequence ATGTCGGCCAGTTTTGTCACACTTCTCGTAATTTCGCTTGTTCTCTTCTCCCCGTGTTCCGGCCTTGGCGCGCAGGATATCACTACTGTCAATCCCGATGGGTTAACAGCATCCGAACTTCACCGCATTCTCGGCGAGGCCAAGGCTCAGGCGCTTGACCGATCCCGCCGCATGCAGCAGGCGGCCGCCAGTCTCCCCCAGGTTCCGCAGACCAACTACGATGTGAAATGGTATGATGTGTCTATCCGGGTAAACGATACGACGGAGATCCTCTATGGTAATGTCACGCTGGTTGCTGCTGCTGCGGCGGACGGAGTGACCCAGATCGATGTCGACCTGCACACTGCTATGGCCGTAAACAGCATCACCGGTTCTTCCGGTCCGTTGGCATTCTCCCGATCGGGCGACTACGTAACGGTGACCCTGGATCAGAGCTATGACACCGGTGAGCAGTTTCAGTTCGATATCGCTTACAGCGGGCATCCGGTCGAGGGCGGCTTGCAGGCCTTTGCCTTCGATTTTCGCAACGGGTATCGGGTAATCAGTTCGCTCTCCGAGCCCTACTTTTCTCGCACCTGGTGGCCGTGCAAGGACCGCAACGATGACAAACCGGACTCCATGGGTATTCATATCGAGTCCGATACCGCGCTGTACTGTGCTTCGAACGGTACGCTCGATTCCATCACGACTGTGCCGGGTAGCAACAGCCGGACGTTTCACTACACGGTTCGATACCCTATTGTGACTTATCTGTTTTCGGTGGCGATTGCTCCCTACACCGTCTGGCAGCAACCCTATATCTTTACCAATACCGGCGACGAACTCGATACGATGCCGGTGATTCATCACGTGTATCCGGACTACTACGCCCTGTCACTCACTACCTGGAACCAGACCCCGACCATGATCGCCACACTGGCCGATGACTTTGGTCCCTATCCGTTTCCAAACGAGAAGTATGGCCACGCTAATTTCGAGTGGGGCGGCGCTATGGAGCATCAGACGTGCACGTCGATGGGTGGCGGCACATTCGGATTCGGCTGGGGAGTTACGGTGCACGAACTGGGCCATCAGTGGTGGGGCGACCTGGTGACGTGCGAATCATGGCATGATATCTGGCTTAACGAGGGGTGGGCGTCGTACTCCGAGGCGGTATATCAGTTGGGTATAAGCGGCTGGGCCGCTTATCACAGCCACATGAATACGATGGCTTATAAAGGCTCCGGCACGGTGTGGTGCGATGATACTGCCAATGTCTATCGTATCTTCAACGGCAATCTCAGCTACGACAAAGGCGCCTGGGTGGTTCACATGCTGCGCGGCGTGCTGGGCGAGGAGCTGTTTGCGACCGGGGTGGAGGCGTATTACAACGTATTCGCTTATTCGTCGGCGACTTCATACGAATTTCAGCAGTGTTGGGAAATCGCCACCGGGGTCGATCTCGACGCCTTCATGCTTCAGTGGCTCTACGGGCAGTACTGTCCCAACTACAGCTTCTACTACATGGACGAGCCATCGGATTCCGGCGGCTATGACATCTATCTCGTCGTCAAGCAAACCCAAACCACCTATCCCCAGGTGTTTGAGATGCCGGTGGATTTCTTTTTCGATTATTCCGGACAGCCGGATGATACAATCACTCTAACTATCGACGAACGAAGCGAGTTCTTCAAGTTTAATGAACCGGCCGATCTCACCCAGATTAAGCTCGATCCGGCCGGATGGGTTCTCAAAAACGTCTCCAACCCGGCCTGGCAGATGTTCATTATCACGCTCGACGCCGAGTTGTCGGACGGCCTGGTGGATATAGCCTATCTCGACACCATCGAGACACGCGGCGGCACCGGCTCCAACGTAGTTTCAATCGGGAGTGGAATCCTGCCTCCTGGGCTGACTATCTCCAATGAGGGCGTTATTTCCGGTACACCTACCACGGAGGGGGTTTACAGCTTCCAGGTGGGTTTTGTCAACCCGGCCACCGGCTATTCCGACCAGAGACGCTTTGATATCGCCATTACGACTCCGCCCTGCTGCAGCGGCCAGGTAGGTGATGTCAACGGGGAGGGTGGCGACGAACCAACGATCGGCGATATCACGATGCTTATCGACCTGCTGTTTATCACCGGCTCGGTGCCGGACTGTCTCACCGAGGCCGATGTCAATCAGTCGGGCGGCCCTGAGCCGACCGTCGGCGACATATCGATCGGCGACGTAACCATTCTCATCGACCACGTCTTTATCTCTGGAGTCGAGCTCCCGAACTGTCTGTAG